In a genomic window of Punica granatum isolate Tunisia-2019 chromosome 6, ASM765513v2, whole genome shotgun sequence:
- the LOC116210186 gene encoding probable GTP diphosphokinase RSH2, chloroplastic, with protein MAVPTIALYATSPPHQFSSHLAHDFEFSPRSSPSPSSSSSSSSQRQILGGLSRLFSSPTQRSIQSSSPSFSGDERSEELKELSGSYSGRFIGSLKKEYSTPVSVLPGPGSCSSSSSYRSSAMFSGFVRSALGSCIDYDSPRSDFRGPGAVDAVELTFNLEEGAQEGDLEPYAKELLLSAQRRHKIFYEDLVLKAFHEAEKAHRGQIRASGDPYLKHCVETAVLLALIGANSVVVAAGLLHDTIDDSFMSYDYILRIFGANVADLVQGVSKLSHLSKLARESNTASRANEADRLHTMFLAMADARAVLIKLADRLHNMMTLEALCSEKRKRFAKETLEIFAPLANRLGISSWKERLENLCFRHLDPIRHGELSSRLLESFDEDFITSAVEKLKNALKEKSVSNIRLSGRHKSLYSVHRKMLKKSLSVDEIHDIHGLRLIVESKEDCYRALEIVHKLWREVPGKFKDYIIHPKFNGYQSLHTVVIGEGMVPFEVQIRTREMHLQAEFGFAAHWRYKEGDCEHSSFILQMVEWARWVVTWQCETMDLDRPSIRYTDSIMGKSPCTFPSHSRDCPYYCKPHSNTEGPVFVIVIENDKMSVRELPANSLVMDLLESTGQIGTGSKRWTQCGGFPVKEELRPRLNRQPVVDPTCRLRMGDVVELTPTLPDRALTEYREEIQRMYDGGVAAATTAALSRRS; from the exons ATGGCCGTCCCCACTATAGCTCTATACGCGACCTCCCCGCCCCACCAGTTCAGCTCTCACTTGGCTCACGATTTCGAGTTCAGCCCGAGAtcttctccatctccttcttcttcctcttcctcctcttctcagAGGCAGATTCTCGGCGGCCTTTCTCGTCTCTTCTCTTCCCCAACGCAGAGATCGATCCAATCTTCCTCCCCCAGCTTCTCGGGGGATGAGAGGAGCGAAGAGCTCAAGGAACTTAGTGGGTCCTATTCGGGCAGGTTCATTGGGTCCTTGAAGAAAGAGTATTCGACCCCAGTCTCGGTGTTACCGGGTCCTGGGTCGTGCAGTAGCAGTAGTAGTTATAGGAGTAGTGCTATGTTCAGTGGGTTTGTTAGGAGTGCTTTAGGTTCATGTATTGATTATGATTCTCCGAGGTCTGACTTTCGCGGGCCCGGGGCCGTGGATGCTGTGGAGCTGACTTTTAACTTGGAGGAAGGGGCACAAGAGGGAGATCTCGAGCCCTATGCAAAGGAATTGTTGTTAAGTGCTCAGAGAAGGCACAAGATTTTTTATGAGGATTTGGTCTTGAAAGCCTTCCACGAGGCCGAGAAGGCTCACCGAGGGCAG ATTCGTGCAAGTGGGGATCCGTATCTGAAGCATTGTGTAGAGACGGCGGTCTTGCTTGCTCTGATCGGTGCCAATTCAGTAGTAGTTGCAGCAGGGCTCTTACATGACACTATTGACGATTCTTTTATGAGTTATGACTATATATTAAGAATTTTCGGAGCTAACGTAGCCGACTTGGTCCAAGGG GTTTCGAAGTTGAGCCACTTGAGCAAGCTCGCACGGGAGAGCAACACTGCGAGCAGGGCCAATGAGGCAGACCGACTGCACACGATGTTTTTGGCTATGGCCGATGCCCGGGCGGTCCTCATCAAATTGGCCGATCGGCTCCACAACATGATGACATTAGAGGCCTTGTGCTCTGAGAAGCGTAAGAGGTTTGCAAAGGAGACGCTGGAGATCTTTGCACCGCTGGCAAATCGACTGGGGATCTCAAGCTGGAAGGAGCGGCTTGAAAATCTGTGCTTCAGGCACCTTGACCCTATTCGGCATGGGGAGCTCTCTTCCCGCCTTCTGGAGTCATTCGACGAGGATTTTATTACCTCAGCAGTAGAGAAGCTCAAGAACGCCCTCAAAGAGAAGTCAGTCTCCAACATTCGGCTGTCGGGGCGGCACAAGAGCCTGTACAGTGTTCACCGCAAGATGTTGAA GAAGAGCCTGTCTGTGGATGAAATCCATGATATACACGGTCTGCGTTTGATCGTGGAGAGCAAGGAAGACTGCTACAGGGCATTGGAGATAGTTCACAAGTTGTGGCGTGAAGTGCCCGGGAAGTTCAAGGACTATATTATTCACCCTAAGTTCAATGG GTATCAGTCTCTTCACACGGTAGTGATAGGAGAAGGGATGGTCCCGTTCGAGGTCCAGATCCGAACCCGAGAGATGCACTTGCAGGCTGAGTTTGGGTTTGCAGCTCACTGGAGATATAAAGAAGGTGATTGTGAGCATTCCTCCTTCATTCTTCAGATGGTTGAGTGGGCCCGCTGGGTCGTCACATGGCAGTGCGAGACAATGGACTTAGACCGGCCATCCATCAGATACACAGACTCCATCATGGGGAAGTCGCCTTGCACGTTTCCATCCCATTCCCGTGATTGTCCGTACTACTGTAAGCCCCACAGCAACACTGAGGGTCCTGTATTTGTAATCGTAATCGAGAACGATAAG ATGTCAGTTCGGGAGCTGCCTGCTAATTCCTTGGTGATGGACCTTCTTGAGAGTACGGGCCAAATTGGAACCGGCAGCAAGAGGTGGACCCAGTGCGGGGGCTTCCCAGTAAAGGAAGAGCTGAGACCAAGGCTGAACCGCCAGCCTGTAGTAGACCCTACATGCAGGCTGAGGATGGGGGACGTGGTGGAGCTGACTCCGACTCTGCCTGACCGGGCACTCACCGAGTACAGAGAAGAGATTCAGCGCATGTACGATGGAGGTGTGGCAGCAGCAACCACTGCCGCTTTAAGTCGGAGGAGCTGA
- the LOC116211007 gene encoding F-box protein At5g03100-like produces the protein MADLLSSLPDELIYHIFSFVPIKELVRTCVLSKRWQHIWASTPYLNFENIRYNNEVSASFINRFLSLYSSETIEKFSLRNITWFKRDDFKMDESATYMPWLQFAVDCGVKDLSVCACECQLPLLVHSCSSIVKLELYSLIIGPIGSISWPLLKSLTINCPVSWLSDDDIRKILIGSPKLEFLKLRSCKFINDIEVKSSSVRELVIDGFTSAKDCMHPPLEIYTPKLRVLRILGHVLMDVRLTNVSSVVEAEINFCHAENTTMTSEGKHPFNTNMLKQLHGATKFTIGDDWLKALSSEKEERTEFPVLKWNVLIVETDFERRSSPTLAELLECTRHLEKLIIRISGYTYGYDTEDPFWSTQKSIFSHLEKCLKSVHIIGLNPDYDRWDAVFNMAANFGSKIRIHWDQVVAKWIDRISSIQRLRDLPCEYSRPVE, from the exons ATGGCTGATCTCTTGAGCTCATTGCCTGATGAGCTTATTTATCACATATTCTCATTCGTGCCGATTAAAGAACTAGTTCGCACCTGCGTTCTCTCCAAACGATGGCAGCACATTTGGGCGTCTACCCCATACCTCAACTTCGAGAATATTCGTTATAACAACGAAGTCTCTGCTTCTTTTATTAATAGATTCTTATCACTCTATTCCTCGGAGACGATAGAAAAGTTCTCTCTCCGTAATATTACTTGGTTCAAGCGGGACGATTTCAAGATGGACGAATCCGCCACATATATGCCCTGGCTCCAGTTTGCTGTTGACTGTGGCGTCAAAGATCTGTCAGTCTGTGCTTGTGAATGTCAGTTACCTCTACTCGTCCATTCGTGCTCTTCAATCGTAAAATTGGAGCTGTATAGTCTCATAATTGGACCGATAGGAAGCATCAGTTGGCCTTTACTTAAATCCTTGACCATCAATTGTCCCGTCTCATGGTTGAGCGATGATGACATCAGGAAAATCCTTATAGGGAGTCCCAAGCTTGAATTCTTGAAACTGAGGAGCTGTAAGTTTATTAATGACATCGAAGTGAAATCATCGAGTGTGAGGGAGTTGGTGATCGATGGTTTCACTAGTGCCAAAGATTGCATGCATCCGCCTCTGGAAATTTATACCCCAAAACTGCGTGTGCTACGGATTTTAGGGCACGTGTTGATGGATGTGAGATTAACAAATGTGTCATCCGTGGTAGAAGCTGAGATTAATTTCTGTCATGCCGAGAACACTACTATGACTTCAGAAGGTAAGCATCCATTTAATACAAATATGTTGAAGCAATTGCATGGCGCTACCAAATTTACTATTGGGGATGACTGGCTCAAG GCTTTGTCAAGTGAGAAGGAGGAAAGAACCGAGTTTCCTGTACTCAAATGGAATGTTCTAATAGTGGAGACGGACTTTGAACGTCGCAGCTCCCCGACATTGGCAGAACTGTTAGAATGCACCAGACATTTGGAGAAGTTGATCATAAGGATATCCGGCtacacatat GGGTACGACACAGAAGATCCATTTTGGAGTACCCAAAAAAGCATCTTCAGTCATTTAGAAAAATGCCTCAAGAGTGTTCATATAATTGGTCTAAATCCAGACTACGATAGATGGGATGCCGTATTCAATATGGCTGCGAATTTCGGTTCAAAGATACGGATACATTGGGACCAAGTGGTCGCCAAATGGATAGACAGAATATCATCTATACAACGGTTACGAGATCTACCATGTGAATACTCTCGACCTGTTgagtaa
- the LOC116210201 gene encoding probable nucleolar protein 5-2 — MLVLFETPAGFALFKVLDEGKLSKVEDLSKEFSSAESARQVVKLKDFKKFENTSEALSAATCLIESKPYKGLRKFLRDHCDGETLGVADSKLGNAIKEKLQIECVHNNAVMELMRGLRSQLTELITGLAVQDLAPMSLGLSHSLSRYKLKFSADKVDTMIIQAIGLLDDLDKELNTYAMRVREWYGWHFPELAKIVQDNILYAKTVKLMGDRANAAKLDLSEILPEEVEAELKEAAMISMGTEVNELDLMNIRELCDQVLSLAEYRAQLYDYLKSRMNAIAPNLTALVGELVGARLIAHGGSLLNLAKQPGSTIQILGAEKALFRALKTKHATPKYGLIYHASLIGQAAPKMKGKISRSLAAKTALAIRCDALGDNQDNSMGLENRAKLEARLRNLEGRELGRSAGSAKGKPKIEVYDKDRKRGAGALVTPAKTYNPAADSTLGQALSDTAKEEETVTKKSSEAAEKEKKEKKKDKKKKSEEASDMAVDGNGSAEPEGEESGKKEKKKKKKKEENGLEDGKKAEAGEEKKKKKKKKRKHVEEDEEESEQPSKKKEKKKKKKNED, encoded by the exons ATGCTCGTGTTGTTCGAGACTCCAGCAGGGTTTGCCCTGTTTAAAGTTTTGGATGAAGGGAAGCTCTCCAAAGTCGAG GACCTGTCGAAGGAGTTCTCCTCAGCAGAGTCTGCTAGACAG GTGGTGAAGCTAAAAGATTTCAAGAAGTTTGAGAATACATCGGAAGCCCTGTCGGCCGCAACATGTTTGATTGAAAGCAAACCTTACAAAGGTCTGCGCAAGTTCTTACGTGATCACTGTGATGGAGAGACATTGGGTGTGGCCGATTCAAAGCTTGGAAATGCAATTAAAGAGAAACTG CAAATCGAATGTGTCCACAACAATGCTGTTATGGAGTTGATGCGTGGTCTGCGAAGTCAGTTGACTGAGCTCATTACAGGTCTTGCTGTCCAGGACTTGGCTCCCATGAGCCTTGGTTTATCTCATAGCCTTTCTAGATACAAGTTGAAGTTCAGTGCTGATAAG GTGGATACAATGATCATCCAAGCCATAGGTTTGCTTGATGATCTTGATAAAGAGCTTAATACATATGCCATGAGGGTCCGGGAATGGTATGGGTGGCATTTCCCAGAGCTTGCCAAGATTGTGCAGGATAACATTCTTTATGCCAAGACAGTCAAGTTGATGGGTGATCGTGCTAATGCTGCAAAGCTCGACCTCTCTGAG ATACTACCAGAAGAGGTTGAGGCTGAGTTGAAGGAGGCAGCTATGATCTCCATGGGAACTGAAGTTAATGAGCTTGACTTAATGAACATCAGGGAGCTGTGTGACCAGGTCCTGTCTCTTGCCGAGTACAGAGCCCAACTCTATGATTACCTGAAGAGCAGAATGAACGCCATTGCACCTAACTTGACTGCCCTAGTTGGAGAGCTTGTGGGTGCCCGCCTCATTGCTCATGGTGGCAGCTTGTTGAATCTTGCAAAGCAGCCTGGAAGCACCATTCAGATCCTCGGAGCAGAAAAGGCCCTTTTCAGAGCTTTGAAGACAAAGCATGCTACCCCTAAATATGGGCTTATTTACCATGCATCTTTGATTGGGCAGGCGGCCCCAAAAATGAAGGGGAAGATCTCTCGATCACTTGCTGCTAAAACTGCTCTGGCAATCAGATGCGATGCTCTTGGAGACAACCAAGACAATTCAATGGGTCTCGAAAATCGGGCCAAG CTTGAAGCAAGATTAAGAAACCTTGAGGGCAGGGAACTGGGTCGCTCTGCTGGTTCTGCAAAGGGGAAACCGAAGATAGAAGTCTATGACAAGGACAGAAAGAGGGGAGCTGGGGCACTAGTAACTCCTGCAAAG ACATACAACCCGGCAGCGGACTCGACTCTTGGGCAAGCTTTAAGTGATACTGCTAAAGAGGAAGAAACTGTCACCAAGAAGAGTTCTGAAGCAgcagagaaagagaagaaggagaaaaagaaggataagaagaagaagtctgAGGAAGCTAGTGATATGGCTGTTGATGGGAATGGCTCTGCAGAACCTGAAGGTGAAGAGTCGggcaagaaagaaaagaaaaagaagaagaagaaagaggagaATGGGTTAGAGGATGGCAAGAAAGCTGAAGCAGgggaggaaaagaagaagaagaagaagaagaagagaaagcatgtggaggaagatgaagaagaaagcGAGCAACCCagcaagaagaaagaaaagaagaaaaagaagaagaatgaggaCTGA
- the LOC116210208 gene encoding putative receptor-like protein kinase At1g72540 isoform X2 has translation MALKKITWKSLLPICLKSQKNPKDPDKSNVSKQNSLLRLSLSDLSNRSSPLSMSDLSISLVNLHIFTLTELKEITHGFSKSYYLGEGGFGTVYKGFVKEKLRPALKAQVVAVKMLDLDGTQGHREWLAEVIFLGQLRHRHLVNLIGYCCEDEHRLLVYEYMENGNLDEQLFKILPWLTRMKIAIGAARGLAFLHEEEKPVIYRDFKASNVLLDSDNNAKLSDFGLATDGPEGDETHVTTRVMGTKGYAAPEYISTGHLTTMSDVYSFGVVLLELLTGRRSVDKTRPSREQDLVEWARPMLKDAHKLERILDPRLEGRYSTEGARRAALLAYHCLSINPKSRPPMANVLKTLEAILDFDDVPVGPFVYIVPSEGNANDLEKCGKGNELKNNDYGEGNEEGEVKKPEKRVKGHHRRRKGHRHRHKLRSSRSRAVFSDSALYSTLGSSLYSPWKFDKLGEEK, from the exons ATGGCTCTCAAAAAGATCACATGGAAATCCCTCCTCCCTATCTGTTTAAAGTCCCAGAAGAATCCCAAGGACCCCGACAAATCCAATGTATCGAAACAAAACTCTCTGCTGAGGCTGTCGCTATCCGACCTCAGTAATCGGAGCTCGCCGCTTTCGATGAGTGACCTGTCGATTTCCTTGGTGAACCTCCACATTTTCACACTCACGGAGTTGAAAGAGATCACTCACGGCTTCTCGAAGAGCTATTATCTCGGAGAAGGGGGGTTTGGAACCGTGTACAAGGGGTTCGTCAAAGAGAAGCTGAGGCCGGCTCTGAAGGCTCAGGTCGTGGCCGTCAAGATGCTCGACTTGGATGGTACACAAGGTCATCGGGAATGGCTG GCCGAAGTGATCTTTCTCGGACAGCTGAGGCACCGGCATTTGGTCAATCTGATCGGATATTGTTGCGAGGACGAACATAGGCTTCTCGTGTACGAGTACATGGAAAATGGCAACTTAGACGAACAACTATTCAAAA TCTTGCCTTGGCTTACAAGAATGAAAATCGCAATCGGAGCGGCAAGAGGCCTCGCTTTCCTCCATGAAGAAGAGAAGCCGGTGATCTATAGAGATTTCAAAGCCTCAAATGTCTTATTAGACTCG GACAATAATGCCAAGCTCTCGGACTTTGGGCTGGCGACGGACGGTCCAGAAGGAGATGAAACGCACGTCACAACACGGGTCATGGGCACAAAAGGCTACGCCGCCCCGGAGTACATATCTACTGGCCACCTGACCACCATGAGCGATGTGTACAGTTTTGGAGTGGTGCTCCTTGAGCTACTGACGGGCCGGAGATCAGTTGACAAGACCCGACCAAGCAGGGAGCAGGACCTAGTGGAGTGGGCACGACCAATGCTCAAGGACGCCCACAAGTTGGAGAGGATCCTGGACCCGAGACTGGAGGGTCGATACTCGACCGAGGGGGCAAGGAGGGCAGCCTTGCTAGCTTACCATTGCTTGAGCATCAATCCCAAGTCCAGGCCCCCCATGGCAAATGTGTTGAAGACCTTGGAAGCAATTTTGGACTTTGATGATGTTCCCGTTGGACCATTTGTCTACATTGTTCCTTCGGAAGGTAATGCCAATGACTTGGAAAAATGTGGGAAAGGGAATGAACTGAAAAACAATGATTATGGTGAAGGCAATGAAGAAGGTGAGGTGAAGAAGCCGGAAAAACGAGTCAAGGGTCATCACCGTCGACGAAAAGGTCATAGGCACAGGCACAAGCTCAGGTCGTCGCGGTCCCGAGCCGTCTTCTCAGACAGTGCCCTGTACTCGACTCTCGGGTCAAGTCTCTACTCTCCATGGAAGTTCGATAAGCTGGGCGAAGAAAAATAG
- the LOC116210208 gene encoding putative receptor-like protein kinase At1g72540 isoform X1 produces the protein MALKKITWKSLLPICLKSQKNPKDPDKSNVSKQNSLLRLSLSDLSNRSSPLSMSDLSISLVNLHIFTLTELKEITHGFSKSYYLGEGGFGTVYKGFVKEKLRPALKAQVVAVKMLDLDGTQGHREWLAEVIFLGQLRHRHLVNLIGYCCEDEHRLLVYEYMENGNLDEQLFKKYSSVLPWLTRMKIAIGAARGLAFLHEEEKPVIYRDFKASNVLLDSDNNAKLSDFGLATDGPEGDETHVTTRVMGTKGYAAPEYISTGHLTTMSDVYSFGVVLLELLTGRRSVDKTRPSREQDLVEWARPMLKDAHKLERILDPRLEGRYSTEGARRAALLAYHCLSINPKSRPPMANVLKTLEAILDFDDVPVGPFVYIVPSEGNANDLEKCGKGNELKNNDYGEGNEEGEVKKPEKRVKGHHRRRKGHRHRHKLRSSRSRAVFSDSALYSTLGSSLYSPWKFDKLGEEK, from the exons ATGGCTCTCAAAAAGATCACATGGAAATCCCTCCTCCCTATCTGTTTAAAGTCCCAGAAGAATCCCAAGGACCCCGACAAATCCAATGTATCGAAACAAAACTCTCTGCTGAGGCTGTCGCTATCCGACCTCAGTAATCGGAGCTCGCCGCTTTCGATGAGTGACCTGTCGATTTCCTTGGTGAACCTCCACATTTTCACACTCACGGAGTTGAAAGAGATCACTCACGGCTTCTCGAAGAGCTATTATCTCGGAGAAGGGGGGTTTGGAACCGTGTACAAGGGGTTCGTCAAAGAGAAGCTGAGGCCGGCTCTGAAGGCTCAGGTCGTGGCCGTCAAGATGCTCGACTTGGATGGTACACAAGGTCATCGGGAATGGCTG GCCGAAGTGATCTTTCTCGGACAGCTGAGGCACCGGCATTTGGTCAATCTGATCGGATATTGTTGCGAGGACGAACATAGGCTTCTCGTGTACGAGTACATGGAAAATGGCAACTTAGACGAACAACTATTCAAAA AATATTCTTCAGTCTTGCCTTGGCTTACAAGAATGAAAATCGCAATCGGAGCGGCAAGAGGCCTCGCTTTCCTCCATGAAGAAGAGAAGCCGGTGATCTATAGAGATTTCAAAGCCTCAAATGTCTTATTAGACTCG GACAATAATGCCAAGCTCTCGGACTTTGGGCTGGCGACGGACGGTCCAGAAGGAGATGAAACGCACGTCACAACACGGGTCATGGGCACAAAAGGCTACGCCGCCCCGGAGTACATATCTACTGGCCACCTGACCACCATGAGCGATGTGTACAGTTTTGGAGTGGTGCTCCTTGAGCTACTGACGGGCCGGAGATCAGTTGACAAGACCCGACCAAGCAGGGAGCAGGACCTAGTGGAGTGGGCACGACCAATGCTCAAGGACGCCCACAAGTTGGAGAGGATCCTGGACCCGAGACTGGAGGGTCGATACTCGACCGAGGGGGCAAGGAGGGCAGCCTTGCTAGCTTACCATTGCTTGAGCATCAATCCCAAGTCCAGGCCCCCCATGGCAAATGTGTTGAAGACCTTGGAAGCAATTTTGGACTTTGATGATGTTCCCGTTGGACCATTTGTCTACATTGTTCCTTCGGAAGGTAATGCCAATGACTTGGAAAAATGTGGGAAAGGGAATGAACTGAAAAACAATGATTATGGTGAAGGCAATGAAGAAGGTGAGGTGAAGAAGCCGGAAAAACGAGTCAAGGGTCATCACCGTCGACGAAAAGGTCATAGGCACAGGCACAAGCTCAGGTCGTCGCGGTCCCGAGCCGTCTTCTCAGACAGTGCCCTGTACTCGACTCTCGGGTCAAGTCTCTACTCTCCATGGAAGTTCGATAAGCTGGGCGAAGAAAAATAG